Below is a genomic region from Pseudomonadota bacterium.
CCATAAGTAAAAAGAACAGGTAAAAAAAGCCCTTTTTTTCGGTATAGTAAAACCAGAAGAAAGATAAAAGGCTGCCGGCGACAAAGACCGAAAAGATCATGTCAACCTGAAGGTACCTTGCCTGCCAGTAATACAGAGGTGCACTCAAGAGGATGAGTGAGGAAAACATGGCGTTTTTGCTATCAAAGAACTTCCATGTGGTGAGAAGAAAAAATATCACTCCGGCGATGGCAAAGACGGCAGTAGAGAATCGCATGGAAACTTCATCTTTTGTAAAGGATAAGATGTTTTTAGATGCATAGGTGATATAGTAGAATAATGGTGGTTTCTCGCCGTAGGGCGTTCCATTGAGATGGGGTACGGTAAAGTCGTCTTTCAGCTCTGTTACGATTTCTGCGAAGTCGCCCTCATCGGGTGCCCAGAAGTCTCTTACCCCAAGATTACAAAGAAACAAAGAGACACACAATATGCATATAACAGGTAGTAATATTTTCATTTAACAATCTGATTTTGCTACATGGTTTTTAATAATCTGTTCAAGCCTTGTAAAGGCATCTTTTATGCTTCCGGTGTTGAGAATATATTCATCGGCTAATGCTACAGGTGTGGCAGTACCATATGCAATTTCCCGCATATCGCGTTCTTCAAAGGCATCGGGAGAATCATCCGGCCTTCCTCTTGAGGTTATCCGGTTTAATCTCAAAGACTTTGGTGCAAGGAAAGCAACCACAATACACGTTGCCTTTCTGCGGATCAATTCAATTTCAGGCCACGATCGCATCCCTTCAAGAAAAACAAGGGGGTTCTTTGTGTCAACGGCCAACAACAAAGCCTTTCTTGTAACGCCCATGCCGTCAATACCTCTTAATTCTGTGGAAACCCCTGCCGTATTTTCTGCATTTGGTTCAAGACCCCGTTTTTTGACCTCTCCCCTCACTACATCTCCCGTCGCATAGTAGGGGATGTTTTTTGAATCAGCATATATGCGTGCGATATTTTTGCCGGAAGCAGGCATTCCAACGATAACGAAGATTGTCATTGTTCCCCCTTTTACCAGCTATCAGATGCATTAAAAAAAAGAAGGGTAGACTATAAGCCGGGTCTTGTTTCCCGCCTGTGGCGGGATGGCAATCATTTCTCTCGGATTCAGGTTATCCTGAACCTCATGCGGCCTACCCGAGTTAAAGGATGGGCAATCCTCGCTGCCGGTTATGACAGCCCCCTTTTTGGCCTTGCATCGGATGGGGTTTGCCAAGCTGCTTAGTCGCCTAAGCACTGGTGAGCTCTTGCCTCGCCTTTTCACCCTTACCTTGCCGGGGCTGAAGCCCCGGAGTTTATAGTTTCAAAAAACCCATAACTCTCGCCGAAGGCGAGCAGGGCGGTGTCTTTTCTGTGGCACTTTCCTTAGGGTTTTCCCCAGTCCCCGTTAGGGACCATCCTGCCCTTCGATGCCCGGACTTTCCTCCCCGTTGAACGGGGCGATTACCCGTCTACCCTTTTTTATTTACTCCATTTTTTGCAAGTTTATCAGCTAATCTATTTTCTGTTCTCGGTATATATTGTATGTCAAAATTATTGAAATGTTTAATAATGGTTTTTGCCTTTTTAACATATTTGCTTAATTGGTGATTTTTTACTTTATACTTCCCCTGTATCTGATACGCCACGAGTTGAGAGTCTGTATAAATGAACAGGTCATGGACAGATGCTTCTTCTGCTTTTTGTAATGCAACGATGAGGGCTGAATACTCGGCCATATTATTTGTCATATGTCCAAGGTAAATGCTTTCATTGAGTATTTCATTTCCCTTTTCATCAAATGCAATAATACCTGCCCCGGCCTCCCCTGGATTACCGGAAGATGCCCCATCAATGTATATATGCCATGCCATTATTGTTCTTCAAATTCTTCTTGAAAATAGAATATCCTGTTGCAGCTCGGACAGAGTATAAGTTGTCTGTTTTTTGTGGCCTCGATAAAAAGCTGCGGAGGAATGTTCATAAAACAGCCAAGACAGACACCGTTTTTAAGATTTACAACAGCAGTTCCTGCTCTCTTTTCGATAAGGGTTCTGTAAGTAGCTTTCAAATTCTTGCTTACAATACTCAGTAAATTGTCCCTTTCTTCTTTGAGTTTCCTCACATCTTTGTCTATGGTCTCAACCTCTTTTAACAATTTGTTCTTTTTCTGCTCAAACTCTTTTTCACTCTTTTTTAATTGTGCAGATAAATGTTCAAAATCTTTTTTGAGTTCTTCAACCTTTTCCATCAAAATCAATATATCTTCTTCTGTTTTGTCATTTGTCGCTTTTGCCGTTTCAATTTCTTTAAGTAAGGCTTGGTACTCTTTGTTCGTCTTAACCTCATAAAGCTTGGATTCATGCTTTTTTATCTTCTCTTTATCAATATCGAGCTCTTTTTCTTTTTTTCGTCTTTCCTTTTCCAGTTCATCTATAATTTCTTTTTCTTTTAATATTTTGCTTTTCAGTTCCTCGATTTCTTGATCCATTGCTTCAATCATCATTGGAGCTGAAACCAACTTTTTTTCCTTTTCAATTATCTGTGTATCTAACTGTTGTGCTTCATGGATAGTTTTTAATTCGTGCTCCAATTCAGTCCCTCCAAAAATTTAAAGGGGGGTGAACCATTTGGAACACCCCCCTCAATAAATGTTATTTCATTTTTTAATATATTCATATAAAAAATATCTTTTTGGGCCCACCTGGGCTCGAACCAGGGGCCTACCGGTTATGAGCCGGTGGCTCTTCCAACTGAGCTATGGGCCCATTTTTTATAGAATAACCGATACCGTTATTCTTTGTCAAGGGCATGGAAGATTAGTGTATAAAAATTAAATATTTTCCTTTGAATTTTCGTTAATTATCTATAAAATGTTTTCAGCAAATATCCTCGAAAAAAATCTTTAAGGAGGGGCATTGTATGGAAGCTTCAAAAGTAACCAAGGAAGAACTCATTGAGAAGGCAAAAAAACCGGCACAGGATGCAATGAAGATGCATCCCTTCTACAAAGGGAAGATTGAGATTGTGCCAAAATGTGTTATCAGGGACATTAAAGACTTTGCCATATGGTACACGCCCGGGGTTGCAGAGCCGTGTATGGACATTTATAGGGATCCCGAAAAAGTTTTTCAACACACCAATAAAGCCAATATGGTCGGCATTGTTACGGATGGGACAAGGGTGCTTGGCTTAGGCGATATAGGTCCTATGGCAGCGCTTCCTGTCATGGAAGGCAAGGCGCTTCTCTTTAAATATCTTGGCGGAGTGGATGCATTTCCTATTTGCCTTGATACAAAAGACCCCGATGAAATAATCAGAACAGTTAAGATAATATCCCCGACGTTTGGTGGAATAAACCTTGAAGATATCGCGAACCCGAAATGTTTTTACATCCTTGACAGGTTAAGGGCCGAGGCCTCCATCCCCGTCTGGCATGATGACCAGCAGGGAACTGCCGCAGTCACCCTGGCAGGCCTCATTAACGCCTTGAAGGTGGTGAAAAAGAGAATTGAGGATGTGAAGATCACCATGATCGGTATAGGCGCAGCCAATGTATGTATAACGAAGATGATCATAAAGGCAGGAGCGGACCCGAAGAAGTTTCTCGTTGTTGACAGTAAGGGCATACTCAGCAGGAAAAGGGATGATATAAAGCCAACCCATAAAGAAAAACTTGAATTCTGTCAGATAACCAACGCTGAAAACAGGGATGGCGACATGGAAGAAGCGATAAAAGGGCAGGATGTGGTGATTGCCCTTTCAAAACCGGGGCCTGATACGATCAAAAAGGAATGGATAAGTCAAATGGCAGATGATGGTATAGTGTTTGTCTGTGCAAACCCCATACCCGAGATATGGCCATGGGAAGCAAAAGAGGCAGGCGCCAGGGTAGTTGCCACCGGCAGAAGTGATTTCCCGAATCAGGTAAACAACTCTGTAGGATTCCCTGCGATTTTCAGGGGCACCCTCGATGTGATGGCGCGAACCATTACAGATGAGATGTGCATTGCTGCAGCCTACGAACTTGCAAAATGTGCAGAAGATAAAGGATTGCGTGAAGATTATCTTCTCCCTACTATGGATGAATGGGAAATATTCCCGCGGGAGGCTGTTGCCGTCGCAAAGAAGGCAATGGAACAGGGTGTTGCACGTTTGAAATTCACTGAGAAAGAACTTTTTCAGATGGCAGAGACTAAGATAAAAAGGGCCAGGGATGAAGTGGGTCTGCTTATGGATAAGGGCATTATTGAGGCATACGTAGAATAACAATGAAGAGTGAAGAATTGATTTCAATATGGGGTGAATTATGAGAGAAATCCATGTAGATAAAATAGTTTCTGCTATAGAGAAACTATTTATTGATGCAAACTACAACCTCTCCGACAACGTTTTAGATGCATTGAGTAAGGCAGCAGAGAGAGAAGGATCTCCTGTCGGCAAAGAGGTTATCAAAGAGTTGATTGTCAATGCGAATCTTGCCAGGGAAGAGCACATACCTATTTGCCAGGATACCGGGCTTGCAGTAACGTTTATGGAAATTGGTCAGGATGCTCATATTGTTGGCGGGTCACTGGTTGATGCCGTTGCTGAGGGGGTAAGGAGAGGATACAAAGATGGATATTTGAGGAAGTCCTGTTGTGATCCTCTTACAAGGAAAAATACAGGTGATAATACGCCGCCTATTGTTCATACAAAAATTGTTCCGGGGGATAAAATAAAGATTGTAGCTTTACCAAAGGGCGGTGGAAGCGAGAATTATGGGGAAGCAAGAATGCTTGTTCCTTCTCAGGGCAAAGATGGCGTAAAATCATTTGTACTTGATATGGTAAACAAAGGTGGGCCTAATCCGTGTCCGCCAATTATTGTTGGTGTAGGAATAGGGGGCAATTTCGAAACCTCCGCCCTTTTATCAAAAGAAGCCTTAATGGTTCCCCTCGGCAAAAGAAGCAATGATCCTGTTATTGCTGCCATTGAACTGGAACTCCTTGATGAAATAAACAAAACAGGTATTGGCCCGCAAGGTTATGGTGGCACCGTCACCGCACTGGATGTGCATATTAAAATGATGCCATGCCACATAGCTTCGCTCCCTGTAGCTGTGAATATACAGTGTCATGCGCACAGGATTAAGGAAGTAATTATATAGCGTAGAGCGTAGAGATAAACCCTCTGCTATTAGCTATCCGCTAAAAATGAGGTGAAAGAATGGAAATTAAAAAAATTACAACTCCACTGGAAGATAGTGTTATTGAAGGGTTAAAGGCTGGCGAGAAAGTGTTTTTAAGCGGGTATATATATACCGCAAGGGATACTGCTCACAAAAGATTTATCGATGCTTTAGAAAAAGGTGAGAAACTTCCTCTTGATATAAAAGGACAGATTATTTATTATTGTGGGCCATCACCGGCTCCTCCCGGCAAAGTCATAGGAGCATGTGGACCAACAACAAGTTCAAGGATGGATACGTACGCCCCGAGGTTACTTTCCCTGGGTCTGAAAGGTATGATAGGCAAAGGGAAAAGGTCTCAACCGGTAAAAGATGCCATAAAACAGTATAAATCCATATACTTTGGCGCAACCGGCGGAGCAGGCGCTCTTCTTTCAAAAAGCGTGGTATCTTCAGAAATCATAGCTTATGAGGAACTTGGACCTGAGGCAGTAAGAAAACTTGAGGTGAAAGATTTACCGTTATTTGTGATAAATGATATACATGGAAATGATTTGTATGAAGCAGGTATACAACGTTATAAGAAATAGGCCTCCATATTTTATTTTGACATTTTAAGACAAATATTTTAAAAGAAAAAAATCATAAGGGGTCAGGATGGGAGAAATACGCATTGGTGTAGTTGGTGTTGGTAATTGTGCGAGTTCCCTGATACAGGGGCTTAATTACTACTCAAAAAAGAAGGATGAAGTAATTGGCCTCATGCACTATGAGATATGTGGTTACAGACCTGAGGATCTAAAGATTGTAGCCGCCTTTGATATTGATAAGAGAAAAGTCGGAAGCCCCATCGAAGAGGCAATATTCGCAAATCCAAACTGCACAAAGACAATTGAAAAAGACATTCCCAAATCAAATGTATTTGTTTCCATGGGCCACGCCTTAGATGGTATTTCTCCGCATATGAAAGACTATCCTGAAAACAGGACGTTTGTCTTATCTGATAAGAAACCGGAAGATGTGGTTTCGGTGCTCAGGGAAAAAAATGTAGAAATCCTTATCAACTATTTACCGGTTGGCTCTGAGGAAGCGGCTCGCTTTTATGCCCGGTGTTGCCTTGAAAGCGGGGCAAGTCTTGTAAACTGTATCCCTGTTTTTATTGCTTCAGATAAGGACTGGGTTAAGAAATTTGAAGAGAAGAAAATACCTATTGTAGGTGATGATGTTAAATCTCAGATAGGCGCCACGATTGTTCACAGGGCACTTGTAAAATTATTTGATGACAGAGGGGTTAAAATAGACAGGACGTACCAGCTCAATACTGGCGGGAATACTGATTTTTTAAATATGCTCAACAGAGACAGGCTTGTTTCAAAAAAGATTTCCAAGACTGAAGCAGTCCAATCGTCGTTAAGTATACCTATTTCATCAGAGAATATTCATATAGGGCCTTCTGATTATGTCCCCTGGCAGAATGACAATAAGGTATGCTTCATAAGAATCGAAGGCAGGATTTTTGGAGACATACCAATAAACCTGGAACTCAGACTTTCCGTAGAAGATTCGCCAAATAGCGCCGGTTGTATGATAGACGCTATACGATGCTGCAAAGTTGCAAGAGATAGAAAGGTCGGAGGAGTGCTGGAATCCATATCGGCCTATACAATGAAGCACCCCCTTAACCAATTCCCCGATAATGAGGCCAGGGAGATGGTGGAGGCATTCATAAAAGGCGAAAGGGAAAGATAGGCATCGCATGTGATTAGTGCAAAGATAGGCCATGCCCTTGACCCTGTATTCCTTAAAATTTACTCTCTATTCTTTAAAAACAAAGTTATAAACCCCAACGTTTTTACTATAGCGGGAATGGTCTTTGCGATCATCTCATCTTTCTGCATAGCCTTCGGTTTTCTGCTGTTTGGCGCCATCTTCCTCCTTGTTTCAGGGTTTTTCGATCTTATGGACGGAGCTCTGGCAAGAAATACCGGCAACGTCACAATATTCGGAGCTTTTCTTGATTCTGTTCTTGACCGGTATTCAGACCTTTTCATTATGTTTGGTTTGTTTATTTTTTTTGCAATGCAGGGCGATACCCTCTATGCCATTCTGACGTTCTTTGCTTCCATAGGTATTGCAATTATTCCCTATGCCAAGGCAAGGGCTGAGGCATCTTCCATCCAATGCAACACCGGCATACTGGAAAGACCCGAACGGTTAATAATATTGTTTATCGGATTGCTTTTTAATCTTTTACCTTATGTTGTTATAATCCTTGCAGTGTTAACCCACGTAACGGTTATTCAAAGGATTCTCTTTGTAAAGAAAAGTACTGACACGATTAAAGGCGAATTCCAATAGTCAAATAACAAATTCCAAATTGTTTGTGATTTGGAAGATTGGTTATTGGTTATTTGCCCCTTGCCCCTCTTGCCGCGCTGTCATATTAAAAATCTCTTCTTTCAGTAAATCCTTAGCCATTTCTTTTGGAATATTATTTTTTATGACAACGCCTTTTGAAAAGAGCATGGCTTTGTTTGCACCAAAAGCAATTCCAATATCCGCCTCTCTGGCTTCGCCTGGACCATTGACTTCACATCCCATGATGGCAACGTTTAAGTGCCCATCAAAATGGTTAATTTCCTTTTCAAAATTATCAACTATTTCCATTAGATTTGTTTTACATCTTCCGCAGGTCGGGCATGATATAATATTTATTCCTCGTTTTCTGAGCCCCAAGTTTCTCAGTATATGGTAGGCCGCATCAACTTCATAGACAGGATTGCCGGTCAAAGAAACCCGTATGGTGTCGCCGATACCTTCATAGAGAAGTATCCCAATACCGAGAGCGGATTTAATAACACCTGAGAAAATTGGCCCAGCCTCGGTGATTCCGACATGGACGGGATAGTCAGATACTTCTGAAAATTTTTTATTGGCCTCTATCGTCTGAAAGATGTCTGATGCTTTCAATGAAACCTTCAGTTCGGTCCAGCCCGAATCTTCGAACATTTTTGTATAATAAAGTGCGCTTTCAACCATGGCATCTGCGTTTGGTTTCCCATGCTTTTTCAGTATTCTCTTCTCTATGGACCCAACGTTGATACCTATTCGCACAGGGGTTTTTGTTTCTTTTGCACAACGGATGACTTCTTTTACCTTCCTTACGTTATTGATCGTGCCAGGATTTATCCTTATGGCATTAATACCTAATTCCATGGCCTTGAGTGCGATCTTGTGGTTGAAATGGATATCGCCAATCAGCGGCATGTTAATTTCTTTTTTGAAAAACGGGATGATTTTGCATGTATCTTCCTGCGGCAGGGCCATCCTTATCAGCTCACATCCGGCTTTTTTCAACTCTCTTGCCTGGTTCAATGTTTCCTGAATATTATCCGGGTCTGTTTTGAGCATTGATTGAACAACTATAGGGCTGTCTCCCCCGACCGATATTTTACCGATTTGGATTTTTTTTGTCTTTTTTCTTTCCATTTATACAGTCCTGTGTTGATTTTTTTAGACTATTTCATATTCACAATATTTCTGCCGGTGAATCAATTGTATACCTTGCATTTATTGATTGTCAATGTGAGAATGTGTATTGTGAAAAGTTATATGTAATGAATTGGACAAGTACACTCTTGTATTGTAAATTATGGAATATTATCACTGCAAAGGATAAAAATTATAATTTTGAATGAATTATGGAGTATTGAGCGATGAGTGAGCTTGCAAGACTCAGACAGAAGATCAGTGAACTTGAAAAATCTGAGGCAGAGCTGAGGCGTGTAGAAAAGGCCTTGCGGGAAAGCGAGGAGCGGTATAGGTCGCTCATTAAACAATCGTCAGACGGGGTCTACATATTTGATCCTAATTCAGGGAAAATCCTCGAGGCAAATAATCAGTTTTTAAAAATGCTCGGTTATTCTGAAGATGAGATTCTGCACCTCTCGATGTACGAAATTGTTACATTGGACAGGGCAACCATAGACATAAATATCCAGAAGGTATTTCAGAACAGGGAATATTTATCCGGCTTACGCCAGTATGTATCAAAGAATGGTAAACTTATTGATGTGGAGATAAGCTCCACGTTGATCAGTTATGGCGATTCCCACGTTATAATGGTGAATGTTCGAAATGTCACAGAGCGGTTGAAGACGGAAAATGAGCTTAAAAAGCAGGCAGACAGGTTAAGAGAACAGGCTGAATTGCTCGATATTGCGGAGGATGCAATAATTGTGAGTGATATCAGCGGAACAATTATATTCTGGAATCATGGTGCCGTGGAAAGATATGGATGGTCAAAGGATAAAGCCTTTGGTAAAAATATTCATGAACTCCTGAAAACGGAATTTCCTGAACCGTTTGATAATATAAAAAAGGAATTATTTGAAAAGGGACGCTGGGAGGGCGAGCTTACTCATAAAAGCATTGGAGGGAAAAGGATTATCGTTGAAAGCCGTTGGGCTTTAAGAAAAGATGTAAATAATAATCCAGTTGCCATTATGGAGATTAATAATGACATCACAAAATATAAGCAGGCCGAAGAAGCATTACAGAAAGCAAAGGATGGGCTTGAACACAGGGTAGGGGAGCGAACCGCCGAATTGAGAGGGGCCAACGAAAGACTCGTTCTTGAACTAAACAGGCGAAAACTTATTGAAGAAATGCTCCGCAAAGGAGCTGAGCGGTATAAAAACCTGTTTGAAAATTCCCCTATCGGCATCTACCGGACCAATCCGGATGGCCGCATACTTATGGCGAACCCGACCCTTGTGAGGATGCTCGGTTATAATTCATTTAATGAACTGGCATCATCTTCTTCAAAAAAGGCAGATTATGAGCCGACGTATCTGAAAAAGAAGATCAAGAAGAGGCTTGAAAAGGGGGAGCGGGTCAGGGGTTTTGAAGCAAAATGGAAACGTCACGACAATAGCGTTATTTATGTTCGCGAAAACGCAAAGGCGATCCGGGCAGCCGATGGAGCAGTCCTGTATTACGAAGGGACTGTTGAAGATATAAGCGAGCAGAAAAAAGCTGAAGAGAAAATAGATTCCTATCAAAAACAACTGCGGTCTTTAGCCTCTGACCTGTCTCTGGCCGAAGAGCGAGAAAGACGTCGCATAGCAACAATACTTCATGACCATATCGGTCAGATCCTCGCTATTTCAAAGATAAAACTCGGCGCACTGCTCGAACTGGCAAAAACAAGTACTTTTATAGATAATTTAAAAGAGGTTCGTGAACACATAGAGCAGGCAATCCGTTACACAAGGTCACTAACTTTTGAGCTCAGCCCGCCGATCCTCTATGAATTGGGGCTTGAAGCTGCGCTGGAGTGGCTTACGGAGCAGGTCCATGAGCAGCACGCCATCATGTATGAGTTTGAAAACGATAACCATCCAAAACCGGTAAGCGATGAAATCCGTGTTTTTCTCTTTACCGCCGTCCGTGAGCTGCTTGTGAATGTAGCAAAACATGCGGGCGCACAAAAAGTTAAGGTAACAGTGAGAAGAATAGGCGATACTATTTCAATCCATGTTGCCGATGATGGGATTGGTTTCAGTGTCTCCAGGATGAATTCCTATCTGGATAAAAATAAAGGGTTTGGACTTTTCAGTATTCGGGAGAGACTGAGTCATTTAGGGGGACAAATGGATATCCGGTCACAGAGAGGACGCTCAGCCAGGATTTGCCTTGTAGCGCCTCTCGCACCTGAAATAAAAAAAAGGGGAATATAATATGAGTACAAGAATTCTTTTAGCGGATGACCATAAAATCATAAGGGAAGGTCTCCGGGCTTTGTTGGAAAAGGAGCCGGACATGGAGGTTGTAGGTGAAGCTCAAGACGGTTTGACAACCATAAAATTAGCAAAAAAGCTGCTGCCAAATATTATTATTATGGATATAGGGATGCCCGATATGAACGGTATTGATGCAACGCGACAGATATTTTCAGAGACACAGGGGATAAAGGTGATAGCCCTTTCCATGCACTCTGACAGAAGGTTTGTCCTTCAGATGTTAAAGGCAGGCGCTTCCGGATACCTTTTAAAAGACAGCGCCTTTGAGGAGCTGGCATTGGCCATAAAAACTGTCATGGCTGGGCAACCCTATTTGAGCCCCAAAATAACGGATGTGGTTATCAAAGAGTATATTGTCTCTCTTCCAAAGAATGAAGAATCAGTTTTTACAAAAATCACTGTAAGGGAAAGGGAGGTGCTCCAACTCCTTGCAGAGGGAAAGGCAACAAAGCAGATAGCCGCATTTTTGAATGTGAGCGTTAAAACCATAGAAACCCATCGCCAGCAGATCATGGAGAAACTTGACATTCACAGCGTAGCGGAATTGACCAAGTACGCAATCAGGGAGGGTCTTACCTCCCTCGAACCATAAGAAATTCATTAAGACCGCTCAAACCGTTTTAACCCTTTGAGCATTTAAAATGAAGAGGGGGCGACCCCCTTACGGGGACAGGTGTGAGTTCCCGGTCAAGACAATGAGCCTTAGCACGTGCAGCGTGCGAGAGGGGAAGGCTCCGGCAGCTTTGCTGCTGGAGGGGGCGACGTAAGCCCCGATAATAGTGAAAAAATGAACGAAATGATTGTATGGCTCTCTCAGGTTTTTCGAAGATGAAAATCAGGAATTTCCTGATTGTTACCTCGGTGATAATAAATTACCGTATACTTTATACTACAAAGTGTTATATTGTGAAAACATTCTCTTGACAATATACCCTGATAATTATATGAAATACGAAACAAAAAAACCTTCGAGGAGGCAGGCCTATGATGGATAAATGGACGTTCGGCTTAACCATGCTTGTAGTCGGGATGGGCGGAACAATTGTAACCCTCATTCTTTTCAGTTTTATCATGTCGGCTTTGAAAAAGATTTTTCCGTACAAAAAAGAAGACTAAAAGGGAAGGAGGGAAGGTATATGATTGATGCAATGTTAGGCGGTTTATCCGGACTTATAGCAGGTTTTGCAGCGCTTCAATGGTCAAATGCGTTAATGATGATAATCGGTGGAACTCTCCTTTATCTCGGCATTAAAAAAGATTTTGAACCGTTACTTCTCGTTCCGATTGGTTTCGGGTGTATTATTGTGAATGTTCCTCTTGCAGATCTTATGGAAAAAGAAGGCTTTCTCAGGACCCTCTATGATATGGGTGTTATAACGGAATTGTTCCCCTTGCTCATTTTTGTCGGTATCGGGGCCATGACGGATTTCAGGCCTGTACTTGAAAGCCCCTATACTTTTCTATTGGGGGCCGCAGGGCAGCTCGGTATATTCCTGGTACTTCTTATTGCCCTTTGGATGGGTTTTCCCTATAACGAAGCTGTCACCATCGGAATCATAGGCGCCTGCGACGGGCCAACAGTTATCTTTGTAGCATCCAAATATGCAAAGGAACTGCTTGGTCCATGCACGGTTGCGGCATACTCGTATATGTCATTAGTACCGGTGCTTCAACCGCCGATTATGAGGATGCTCACCACAAAGAAAGAACGTGAGACTATCATGAAGACACACAAGAAGACTGTTTCAGATACCACAGCCCTCCTTTTCCCTGTTGTCATCACCGTAGTGGGCGGACTTATTGCACCGATGGG
It encodes:
- a CDS encoding PAS domain S-box protein; this encodes MSELARLRQKISELEKSEAELRRVEKALRESEERYRSLIKQSSDGVYIFDPNSGKILEANNQFLKMLGYSEDEILHLSMYEIVTLDRATIDINIQKVFQNREYLSGLRQYVSKNGKLIDVEISSTLISYGDSHVIMVNVRNVTERLKTENELKKQADRLREQAELLDIAEDAIIVSDISGTIIFWNHGAVERYGWSKDKAFGKNIHELLKTEFPEPFDNIKKELFEKGRWEGELTHKSIGGKRIIVESRWALRKDVNNNPVAIMEINNDITKYKQAEEALQKAKDGLEHRVGERTAELRGANERLVLELNRRKLIEEMLRKGAERYKNLFENSPIGIYRTNPDGRILMANPTLVRMLGYNSFNELASSSSKKADYEPTYLKKKIKKRLEKGERVRGFEAKWKRHDNSVIYVRENAKAIRAADGAVLYYEGTVEDISEQKKAEEKIDSYQKQLRSLASDLSLAEERERRRIATILHDHIGQILAISKIKLGALLELAKTSTFIDNLKEVREHIEQAIRYTRSLTFELSPPILYELGLEAALEWLTEQVHEQHAIMYEFENDNHPKPVSDEIRVFLFTAVRELLVNVAKHAGAQKVKVTVRRIGDTISIHVADDGIGFSVSRMNSYLDKNKGFGLFSIRERLSHLGGQMDIRSQRGRSARICLVAPLAPEIKKRGI
- a CDS encoding response regulator transcription factor, with the translated sequence MSTRILLADDHKIIREGLRALLEKEPDMEVVGEAQDGLTTIKLAKKLLPNIIIMDIGMPDMNGIDATRQIFSETQGIKVIALSMHSDRRFVLQMLKAGASGYLLKDSAFEELALAIKTVMAGQPYLSPKITDVVIKEYIVSLPKNEESVFTKITVREREVLQLLAEGKATKQIAAFLNVSVKTIETHRQQIMEKLDIHSVAELTKYAIREGLTSLEP
- a CDS encoding OadG family protein; amino-acid sequence: MMDKWTFGLTMLVVGMGGTIVTLILFSFIMSALKKIFPYKKED
- a CDS encoding sodium ion-translocating decarboxylase subunit beta; amino-acid sequence: MIDAMLGGLSGLIAGFAALQWSNALMMIIGGTLLYLGIKKDFEPLLLVPIGFGCIIVNVPLADLMEKEGFLRTLYDMGVITELFPLLIFVGIGAMTDFRPVLESPYTFLLGAAGQLGIFLVLLIALWMGFPYNEAVTIGIIGACDGPTVIFVASKYAKELLGPCTVAAYSYMSLVPVLQPPIMRMLTTKKERETIMKTHKKTVSDTTALLFPVVITVVGGLIAPMGLPLLATIMLGNFMKESGAVARLTKASENEIANIVTLFLGLSIGATMNGPLFMKPTTLIILALGLLAICLDTVGGVLFGKILYYVTGGKVNPLIGAAGISAFPMSARVVQKEGQKYNKKNYLLMHAMGANAGGQVGSVMAAAVMLSVLKGMGVI